In a single window of the Bos taurus isolate L1 Dominette 01449 registration number 42190680 breed Hereford chromosome 23, ARS-UCD2.0, whole genome shotgun sequence genome:
- the GPX6 gene encoding glutathione peroxidase 6 precursor (UGA stop codon recoded as selenocysteine; The RefSeq protein has 1 substitution compared to this genomic sequence) — MILQLWASCLFPLFLVGLAQLTPKQQQMKVDCYKGVTGTIYEYGALTLNGEEYIQFKQYVGKHVLFVNVATYUGLTAQYPELNALQEELKPFGVVVLGFPCNQFGKQEPAKNSEILMGLKYVRPGGGFVPNFQLFEKGDVNGEKEQKVFTFLKNACPPTSDLLGSSSQLFWEPMKVHDIRWNFEKFLVGPDGVPVMRWYHRASVSTVKSDMLEYLKQFKSE; from the exons ATGATCCTGCAGCTCTGGGCCTCATGTCTTTTCCCACTGTTCCTGGTCGGCTTAGCTCAGCTGACTCCGAAGCAGCAACAGATGAAG GTGGATTGCTATAAGGGGGTGACAGGCACCATCTATGAGTATGGAGCCCTCACCCTCAATGGTGAGGAGTATATCCAGTTCAAGCAGTATGTGGGCAAGCATGTCCTGTTTGTCAATGTGGCCACCTATTGAGGCTTGACAGCTCAGTATCCAG AACTGAATGCACTACAGGAGGAGCTGAAGCCTTTCGGTGTAGTTGTGCTGGGCTTTCCCTGCAATCAATTTGGAAAACAAGAGCCAGCAAAGAACTCAGAGATCCTTATGGGGCTCAA GTATGTACGTCCAGGTGGTGGCTTTGTTCCCAATTTTCAGCTCTTTGAGAAAGGGGATGTGaatggagaaaaagaacagaaggtCTTTACCTTCCTGAAG aACGCCTGCCCTCCAACCTCTGATCTTTTGGGCTCATCAAGTCAGCTCTTCTGGGAGCCCATGAAGGTCCATGACATTCGCTGGAACTTTGAGAAGTTTCTAGTGGGGCCTGATGGCGTCCCTGTCATGCGTTGGTACCACCGGGCTTCAGTCAGCACAGTTAAATCAGACATGCTGGAGTACCTGAAGCAGTTCAAAAGCGAATAG